A window of the Polaribacter sp. HaHaR_3_91 genome harbors these coding sequences:
- a CDS encoding nucleotide exchange factor GrpE, producing the protein MSKKDNTQEEEIKNEQETVQVEENQEVEAEVVKEEPTTEELLQTEKDKFLRLFAEFENYKKRTSRERIELFKTAGQDLMTSLLPIIDDFERALSHIEDDKEAEELRKGVLLIYQKLFNTLELKGLSTVETKAGDVFDAEIHEAITQIPAQSEDLKGKVIDCVEKGYKLGDKIIRYPKVVIGQ; encoded by the coding sequence ATGAGTAAGAAAGATAACACCCAAGAAGAAGAAATAAAGAACGAACAAGAAACTGTTCAAGTTGAAGAAAATCAAGAGGTTGAGGCTGAAGTTGTAAAAGAAGAACCTACAACAGAAGAGTTACTTCAAACTGAAAAAGATAAGTTTTTACGTTTGTTTGCTGAGTTCGAAAACTATAAAAAGAGAACTTCCAGAGAAAGAATAGAATTATTTAAAACTGCTGGACAAGATTTAATGACATCTTTACTGCCAATTATTGATGATTTTGAACGTGCGCTGTCACATATTGAAGATGATAAAGAGGCAGAAGAATTAAGAAAAGGAGTGTTGTTAATTTATCAAAAATTATTTAACACTTTAGAATTAAAAGGATTGTCTACAGTGGAAACTAAAGCTGGTGATGTTTTTGATGCTGAAATTCATGAAGCAATTACACAAATTCCTGCTCAATCAGAAGATTTAAAAGGAAAAGTAATTGACTGTGTTGAAAAAGGATACAAATTAGGCGACAAAATTATTCGTTACCCTAAAGTAGTTATCGGACAGTAA
- a CDS encoding HNH endonuclease, with product MIRSLWKEEWRHIKFDEKISDVKKFKISNLGRVLYFKEDKEFLRNKSFINGYETIYVKQVANNKSTSRYVHKLVAEHFLEKENEDQIYVLHKNYDKTDNTVENLKWATKREKELHQFKNPVYIEAIKNKKTSYKLTEGKVKIIKRQLKNKRTRITMIAKRFGVSDMQIHRIKSGENWSHVKI from the coding sequence ATGATAAGAAGTTTGTGGAAAGAAGAATGGAGGCATATTAAATTTGATGAGAAAATTTCTGATGTAAAAAAATTTAAGATTTCTAATTTAGGAAGAGTGCTTTATTTTAAAGAAGATAAAGAGTTTTTAAGAAATAAGAGTTTTATAAATGGATATGAAACTATTTATGTAAAGCAAGTTGCTAATAACAAATCTACAAGTAGATATGTACATAAGTTGGTGGCAGAGCATTTTTTAGAAAAAGAAAACGAAGATCAAATTTATGTTTTACATAAAAATTATGACAAAACAGATAATACTGTAGAGAATTTAAAGTGGGCAACTAAAAGAGAGAAAGAGTTGCATCAATTTAAAAACCCTGTGTATATAGAAGCTATTAAAAATAAAAAAACTAGTTATAAGCTTACAGAAGGAAAAGTAAAAATCATAAAAAGGCAACTTAAAAATAAAAGAACTAGAATCACAATGATTGCCAAACGATTTGGAGTTTCAGATATGCAAATTCATAGAATTAAATCTGGAGAAAATTGGAGCCATGTTAAAATATAA